In the Pogoniulus pusillus isolate bPogPus1 chromosome 4, bPogPus1.pri, whole genome shotgun sequence genome, one interval contains:
- the UCN3 gene encoding urocortin-3 has product MPYTRLLLLLSLLCASETSRALRLYNTASIFSCLNAALAEAQKSQAEENTVLDKRSFASPSPDEVAEEEEEEEEEAAEDEEMGKRTFPGEGHYKYVSQAQVKGKSFQNRAKSDRRTKVTLSLDVPTNIMNILFNIAKAKHLRAKAAANAHLMAQIGRRK; this is encoded by the coding sequence ATGCCCtacaccaggctgctgctcctcctcagcctcctctgtgccagcGAGACCAGCCGGGCTCTCCGCCTCTACAACACAGCCTCCATCTTCAGCTGCCTGAACGCAGCCCTTGCTGAAGCCCAGAAGAGCCAGGCCGAGGAGAACACCGTCCTGGACAAGCGCAGCTTCGCGTCTCCCTCGCCAGACGAGGTggccgaggaggaggaggaggaggaggaggaggcagcagaggatgAAGAGATGGGGAAAAGGACGTTCCCGGGGGAAGGCCATTACAAATATGTCTCCCAAGCCCAGGTGAAGGGGAAGAGCTTCCAAAACCGGGCCAAGAGCGACCGCCGCACCAAGGTCACCCTCTCCCTCGACGTGCCCACCAACATCATGAACATCCTCTTCAACATCGCCAAAGCCAAGCACTTGCGGGCGAAGGCTGCGGCCAACGCGCACCTCATGGCCCAGATCGGGCGGCGGAAGTGA
- the LOC135174981 gene encoding tubulin alpha-3 chain isoform X1 — MRECISVHIGQAGVQMGNSCWELYCLEHGIKPDGTISLLTSSEQADSSFGTFFSDTDSGKYVPRAIFVDLEPSVIDEIKTGPYRTLFHPEQLITGKEDAANNYARGHYSAGKLIIDSVVERARKMTEQCSGLQGFLVFHSFGGGTGSGFTSLLMERLSVEYSKKSKLEFSVYPAPQVSTAVVEPYNSILTTHTTLEHSDCSFMVDNEAIYDICNRNLDIERPTYTNLNRLIGQIVSSVTASLRFNGALNVDLTEFQTNLVPYPRIHFPLTTYAPIVSAEKAYHEQLSVPEITNACFEFSNQMVKCDPRRGKYMACCLLYRGDVVPKDVNAAIAAIKTRRSIQFVDWCPTGFKVGINYQPPTVVPGGDLAKVQRAVCMLSNTTAIAEAWARLDHKFDLMYAKRAFVHWYVGEGMEEGEFSEAREDLAALEKDYEEVGRDSADGAEYEEE, encoded by the exons ATG AGAGAGTGTATTTCTGTCCACATTGGCCAGGCTGGTGTCCAGATGGGCAACTCCTGTTGGGAGCTGTATTGCCTGGAGCATGGAATCAAGCCAGATGGCACCATCTCCCTCCTTACATCCTCGGAGCAAGCAGACTCCTCCTTTGGAACCTTCTTCAGTGACACAGACTCAGGGAAATATGTACCCAGAGCAATATTTGTTGACTTGGAGCCCAGTGTCATTG ATGAGATAAAGACCGGGCCCTACCGCACACTCttccacccagagcagctcatcACTGGTAAAGAAGATGCTGCCAACAACTATGCTCGGGGACACTACTCTGCTGGCAAGCTGATCATTGACTCTGTCGTGGAGAGGGCACGGAAAATG ACAGAGCAGTGCAGTGGCCTCCAAGGGTTCCTGGTGTTCCACAGCTTTGGGGGCGGCACAGGCTCGGGGTTCACCTCCCTCCTCATGGAGCGACTCTCAGTGGAGTACAGCAAGAAGTCCAAGCTGGAGTTCTCAGTCTACCCAGCCCCGCAGGTGTCCACAGCGGTGGTGGAGCCCTACAACTCCATCCTCACCACCCACACCACCCTGGAGCACTCCGACTGCTCCTTCATGGTGGACAACGAGGCCATCTACGACATCTGCAACCGCAACCTGGACATCGAGCGCCCGACCTACACCAACCTCAACAGGCTGATCGGGCAGATCGTCTCCTCCGTCACCGCCTCGCTGCGCTTCAACGGTGCCTTGAACGTCGACCTCACCGAGTTCCAGACCAACCTGGTGCCCTACCCCCGCATCCACTTCCCCCTCACCACCTACGCCCCCATCGTCTCTGCCGAGAAGGCCTACCACGAGCAGCTGTCCGTGCCCGAGATCACCAACGCCTGCTTCGAGTTCTCCAACCAGATGGTGAAGTGCGACCCGCGCCGGGGCAAGTACatggcctgctgcctgctgtaccGCGGCGACGTGGTGCCCAAGGACGTCAACGCCGCCATCGCCGCCATCAAAACGCGCCGCTCCATCCAGTTCGTGGACTGGTGCCCCACGGGCTTCAAGGTGGGCATCAACTACCAACCGCCCACAGTGGTGCCCGGCGGCGACCTGGCCAAGGTGCAGCGCGCGGTCTGCATGCTGAGCAACACCACGGCCATCGCCGAGGCCTGGGCTCGCCTGGACCACAAGTTCGACCTGATGTACGCCAAGAGAGCCTTTGTGCACTGGTACGTGGGGGAGGGCATGGAGGAGGGGGAGTTCTCCGAGGCCAGGGAGGACCTGGCTGCCCTGGAGAAGGATTACgaggaggtgggaagggactcaGCAGATGGAGCAGAGTATGAGGAGGAATAA
- the LOC135174981 gene encoding tubulin alpha-3 chain isoform X2: MYPEQYLLTWSPVSLTEQCSGLQGFLVFHSFGGGTGSGFTSLLMERLSVEYSKKSKLEFSVYPAPQVSTAVVEPYNSILTTHTTLEHSDCSFMVDNEAIYDICNRNLDIERPTYTNLNRLIGQIVSSVTASLRFNGALNVDLTEFQTNLVPYPRIHFPLTTYAPIVSAEKAYHEQLSVPEITNACFEFSNQMVKCDPRRGKYMACCLLYRGDVVPKDVNAAIAAIKTRRSIQFVDWCPTGFKVGINYQPPTVVPGGDLAKVQRAVCMLSNTTAIAEAWARLDHKFDLMYAKRAFVHWYVGEGMEEGEFSEAREDLAALEKDYEEVGRDSADGAEYEEE; this comes from the exons ATGTACCCAGAGCAATATTTGTTGACTTGGAGCCCAGTGTCATTG ACAGAGCAGTGCAGTGGCCTCCAAGGGTTCCTGGTGTTCCACAGCTTTGGGGGCGGCACAGGCTCGGGGTTCACCTCCCTCCTCATGGAGCGACTCTCAGTGGAGTACAGCAAGAAGTCCAAGCTGGAGTTCTCAGTCTACCCAGCCCCGCAGGTGTCCACAGCGGTGGTGGAGCCCTACAACTCCATCCTCACCACCCACACCACCCTGGAGCACTCCGACTGCTCCTTCATGGTGGACAACGAGGCCATCTACGACATCTGCAACCGCAACCTGGACATCGAGCGCCCGACCTACACCAACCTCAACAGGCTGATCGGGCAGATCGTCTCCTCCGTCACCGCCTCGCTGCGCTTCAACGGTGCCTTGAACGTCGACCTCACCGAGTTCCAGACCAACCTGGTGCCCTACCCCCGCATCCACTTCCCCCTCACCACCTACGCCCCCATCGTCTCTGCCGAGAAGGCCTACCACGAGCAGCTGTCCGTGCCCGAGATCACCAACGCCTGCTTCGAGTTCTCCAACCAGATGGTGAAGTGCGACCCGCGCCGGGGCAAGTACatggcctgctgcctgctgtaccGCGGCGACGTGGTGCCCAAGGACGTCAACGCCGCCATCGCCGCCATCAAAACGCGCCGCTCCATCCAGTTCGTGGACTGGTGCCCCACGGGCTTCAAGGTGGGCATCAACTACCAACCGCCCACAGTGGTGCCCGGCGGCGACCTGGCCAAGGTGCAGCGCGCGGTCTGCATGCTGAGCAACACCACGGCCATCGCCGAGGCCTGGGCTCGCCTGGACCACAAGTTCGACCTGATGTACGCCAAGAGAGCCTTTGTGCACTGGTACGTGGGGGAGGGCATGGAGGAGGGGGAGTTCTCCGAGGCCAGGGAGGACCTGGCTGCCCTGGAGAAGGATTACgaggaggtgggaagggactcaGCAGATGGAGCAGAGTATGAGGAGGAATAA